Genomic DNA from Leucobacter triazinivorans:
CGATCGACACCGCGACGGCGCGCCGCGACCCGTGCACGTGGTCGGCGACGGCATCGGCCACCTCCGCGGGCGTCGGCGAGGGGGCGGGGCGCTCCGGATCCTGCTCGTTCCTGGCGAGCACCGGGCCGCGAGGCGCGTAGACGAAGCCGCCCAGCGGGCCGGGCAGCGCGCGCGTGAGCAGCTGGCAGGCGCCGACGACGGGGGCATCGGATCCGGATCCGCGCCGCACGAGCACGCGTTCGGCGCTCCACCGATGGGCGGACTTGAGCTCGCCCCAGCCCCACAGCTGCAGCGGGTGGCCGCCGAGATCTTTCACCGTCGCGTCCCAGAGGGCGCGATCCGTGCAGGGGGCGACGGAGAGGGAGGTCACGAGCGGTTCCTTCCGAGTTTGCGGGAGACGAAGGCGGTGAGCTCGGCGAGCTCCGGGGAGCGCACGAGCTTCAGACCGAGCAGGTACACCGCGCCGACCAGGAGCGCGACGACGATTGCGAGCCCGACGGCGGCGAGGATCCCGTACCCGGGCACGAGATTCACCACGAGCGCCGTGGCGACGAGGCCCACGACGAGTGCGGGGACCGCAGCGATCGCGTAGAGCAGCAGGCTCGCGAGGATGCGGGAGGCGTCGATGAAGCCGATGCGGCGGCGCAGGAGCCAGACCGCGAGCAGCGCCTGGACCACCGTGGTGAAGCCGAAGGCGAGGGCGTATGCCGGGCCGAGCATATCCTTCGGCAGCACCAGCAATCCGAGAGATATGACGACCAGCAGCACGATCTGCACGGTGGTGAACACGAAGGGGGTGCGCGTGTCGGAGAGGGCGTAGAACGCCCGCTGCACGATGAACAGGAAGCTGTAGGCCGCCAACCCGATCATGTAGCACTGGAGCACGATCGTGAACTGCCCCACCAGCTCCTGCGACGCGCCGGGATTCATGACGGTGCTGATGAACGGCGCCGTCGCGAAGATCACCACGGAGGCGAACACCATGACCAGTAGGATCTGCCGCGCCGACGTCGAGAAGTCGGCGCGGAACTCGGCCATCCGGCCGCTCTGCCCCCAGTGCGAGAGCCGCGTGAAGTATGCGGTGGCGAGCGAGACCGCGATCACGGAGTGCGGCATCATGAACAGCAGCCAGGCGTTCTGCATGGCGAGGGCCGACGGCCCCTCGCCCGACGCGCTGTTGATGACGTTGTTGGTGACGATGCCGCCCAGCTGCATCACGACGATCGTGGCGAGGCTCCACCCGGCGATGCGCCCGGTGTGTCCGAGCCCCATGCCCCGCCACCGGAAATCGGGGCGGTAGCGGATGCCGGCCTTGCGCCACGAGACGAAGAGGATCAGCGCCTGCGCCGCGACGCCCAACGTCGCGCTGCCCGCGAGCACTGCGATGGCCGCCGGCGTCCAGTCCTCCGGTGCGCGCGTGCCGTTGGGGTCGGCGCCGTACATGGCGATGAACACCGCGATGCCGGCGATCGCGATGACGTTGTTGAGCACCGGGGCCCAGGTGAACGGGCCGAAGACGCTCCGCGCGTTCAGCACTTCGCCGAGCATCGTGTAGAGCCCGTAGAACACGATCTGCGGCAGGCACCAGTAGGCGAAGGCGATGGCGAGGGATCGCTGCTCATCGGACCACGCCACGGTGAACACCCACACGATCCACGGCGCCGCGAGCATCGTCACGGCCGTCACGGCGGTGAGTGCCGTCATGACCAGCGTGAACACCTTGTTGATGTACCCGGCACCGCCGTCGGCGTTCTTGGCCGCCTTCACGATCTGCGGCACGAGCACGGCGTTGAGCATGCCGCCCAGCAGGATCATGTAGAGCGTGTTCGGCAGCAGATTGCCGTTCGCGAAGGCGTCGCCCGAGAGCGATTCGACCTGGCCGATGGCGTAGACGAGCAGGATGGCCTTCGCGAATCCCAGAATGCGCGAGACCATGGTGCCCGAGGCCATCACCGCGCTCGCGCGCATGATTCCCGAGGCCATCAGTAGTAAGGATCCTTCCTGACCGCCAGCGACCAGCGGCGTGCGAGCCGATCCCCGAGCTTCGTCCAGAAGGCATACGCCCACGGCTTCAGCGGCAGGTCGAAGGCGCCGGCGTAGTCGGTGATCTCGGGGGCGAAGGAGCGCTTGAACTGGCCCACTCCGAACAGCGGATGCTCGCGATCGTCCGCGCGATCCGCGGGAGGCGCGCCGCACAGATCGTGCGTCCGCGCACCGCGCTCGGCGGCCCAGCGGAGCACTTCCCACTGCAGCGCGTGCGAGGCTCCGTAGGCCGACTTGGCGCGCACCGACGCCCCGTCCTTGTAGGTGGTCTTGTCGCCGAGCGCTATCGCGTAGGCGCCCGCGACCAGCTCGGGCGCTCCATCGGCGCCGGCGCGGTGGGCGAAGAACATCTGCCCGGATCCCGGCGCGGTGGCGCCGGATCCGGATCCGGAAGCACGCGATGCGTGCTCCCCGGAGGATCCTGCGCGCTCGAAGCCCTGCCAGAACGCGCGGTAGTACTGCTCCGAGCGCAGCACGAACCGCCCTTCGGCGGTCTCGCGCAGCAGGCGGTACAGCGCGGCGCAGTTCTCGTCGGTCGCGGGCACCCGGGACACCACGATGCCGTCGCGGCGTGCGCGGGTGATGGAATTGCGGGCCTTCTTGCCGAGGCCGGCGAGCAGCTGCTCGTCGGAGCGTCCCGGCTCGCCGAGGTCGACGAGCACCGTCGAGGGGTTCGGGATGATGCGCACGGTGTCCCGGTATCCCGCAGCGCGGATCGCATCACGGGCTTCGGGTGCGAGGCGCGGCTCGATCTTCAGCAGGAACGCGCCGCGCGAGCGCGCGAGATCCGCGACCGCAGAGGCCGCCTCGAGCACCGCGGCCGCGTCCTCCCCCGCCGGGCCGGCTGGCAGGTGCCACCACTCGCCGAGCAGCGGCACGCGCTTCGCGAGCACGCCGACGGCCACTGCCGAGCGACCGGGCCGCTCGACCACCACGCGGTAGTCGCGATATCCGCCCTGCTCGCGTTTCACGGCCAGGTAGGCCTCGCCCATCCAGACCTCGCCGCCGTCCGGGTTCGCCGCGACGAGCGCATCCCAGCCGCCGCGCTCCGCCTCATCGGCGAAGCGCGCGACCGCGCCTCCTGCGGAGGCGGCACCCGCGTGGGATCCCGCCACCGCTCAGACCACCACCACGACGGGCACGATCATGGCCTTGCGGCGCAGCTTGGTGCCCACCCAGCGGCCGATCGTGCGGCGCACGATCTGCTGCAGCTGGTGGTGGTCGGTCACACCGTCCTTCATGGCGTCCTCGAGCGCGCTCGCGATCTGCGGCGTGATCTTGTCGAAGACGTGAGCGTCCTCCGCGACGCCCTTCGCGTGGATCTCGGGGCCCGACACGATCTGGCCGAGCGTCGTCTCCACCACGGTGATCACCGAGATGAAGCCCTCCTCGGCGAGCGTGCGGCGATCCCGCAGATCGTCGTCGGTGACCCGGCCAACGCTCTTGCCGTCGACGTAGATGAAATCGGTGTCGAGCTGTCCCACAGCGCGGGCCACGCCGTCGACCAGGTCGACGACCGTGCCGTTCTCGGCGATGACGGTGCGGTTCTGCGGCACGCCCGTCTCGATCGCGAGCGCGGCGTTCGCCACCAGCATGCGGTACTCGCCGTGGATGGGCATGACGTTCTTGGGGCGCACGATGTTGTAGCAGTAGAGCAGTTCGCCCGCGGCGGCGTGCCCGGAGACGTGCACCTTCGCGTTGCCCTTGTGCACCACGTGGGCGCCCAGCTTGATGAGGCCGTCGATCACCCGGTAGACCGAGGTCTCGTTGCCCGGGATGAGGCTCGATGCGAGGATCACGGTGTCGCCCGCGCCCACCTCGACCTGATGCTCGCGGTTGACCATGCGGCTGAGCACCGCCATCGGCTCGCCCTGCGAGCCCGTGGACATGTAGACGATGCGGTGGTCGGGGATGTCGCCGCTCTTCTTGAGGTCGACCAGCACGCCCTCGGGCACGTCGAGGTACCCGAGGTCGGCCGCGATCTTCATGTTGCGCACCATCGAACGGCCCAGCAGCACGACGCGCCGTCCGTTGGCGTGGGCCGCGTCGAGCACCTGCTGCACGCGATGCACGTGGCTCGAGAAACTCGCGACGACCACCTTGCCCGGCGTCTTCGCAATGACCTGCTCGATGACCGGGCCGATGTTCTTCTCGAGCGGGGTGAACCCCGGCACGTCGGCGTTCGTGGAGTCGGTCATGAAGAGGTCGACGCCCTCCTCCCCGAGACGCGCGAACGCGCGCAGATCGGTGATGCGGCCGTCGAGCGGCAACTGATCCATCTTGAAGTCGCCGGTGCCGATCACCAGGCCCGCGTCGGTGCGGATCGCGACGGCGAGCGCGTCGGGGATCGAGTGGTTCACCGCGATGAACTCGAGGTCGAACGGGCCGTACTGCACCCGGTCGTCCTCGGCGACCACGCGGGTCACCGGGCGGATGCGGTGCTCCTTGAGCTTCGCCTCGACGAAGGCGAGGGTCAGCTTGGAGCCGATGAGCGGGATGTCCTCGCGCAGCTTGAGCAGGTAGGGCACACCGCCGATGTGATCCTCGTGACCGTGCGTGAGCACGACGGCCACGACGTCGCCGAGGCGATCCTCGATCTTGGTGATGTCGGGCAGGATCAGGTCGACGCCCGGGTGCTGCACCTCGGGGAAGAAGACGCCGCAGTCGACGATCAGCAGCTTGCCGTCGATCTCGTAGACGGTCATGTTGCGACCGACCTCGCCGAGACCGCCGAGCGGCGTGATGCGCAGCGCCCCCGGTTCGAGGGCGGGAGGGGCGTATGCGGGATTCGTCATGTGTTCCTTGTGTCTGTTGCTCCGATTCGTCATTCTGCGGGAGCGAAACGAGTCGCAGAATCTCACTCGAAGATCCTGCGACTGCGCGCAGGATGACTGTGGTCAGCGGGTGGTGCCTGCGATCTGGGGCAGCGCACCGCCGGCAGCCGCGTTGCGGTCCGGCCTGAAGTTCGAAAGGTCGATGCCCGGCACATCGCCCACGAGCGCGAGTTCGTCCTCGATGAGGGCGGCCTCCCACTCCTCCGGGCCGACGAGGGGCAGGCGCACGCGCGGGCTGCCGATGCGGCCCAGGCCGTGCAGGATGTACTTCGCCGCCACCGTGCCCGGCACGTGGGTCATGACGGCGCGCACCAGGGGCTCGAGCCGCTGGTGCATGTCGCGGGCCGTGCGCAGATCGCCCGCGTTGACCGCGTCGATGATGGCCCGGTAGGGCGCCGCGGCGATGTTCGCCGTGACTCCGATGAGCCCGGTCGCCCCGATCGCGAGATGCGGCAGCACGTTGGCGTCGTCGCCCGAGAAGTACATGAGGTCGGTCTGGTTGAGCACACGGCTCACCTCGCTGAAGTCGCCCTTGGCGTCCTTCACAGCGAGGATGTTCGGGTGCTTCGCGAGGCGCAGGATCGTCTCGTACGTGATGGGCACGCCCGTGCGGCCGGGGATGTCGTAGAGGATGACCGGCAGCTCGGTGGCGTCGGCGACCATGCGGAAGTGCGTGAGCAGGCCCGCCTGGGTCGGCTTGTTGTAATAGGGCGTGACGATCATCACGCCGTCGGCGCCGGCCTTCTCGCTGGCCCGGTACAGCTCGATGGCGTGCGCGGTCTCGTTGGATCCGCCCCCCGTGATCACCTTCGCGCGACCGCTCGACACCGACTTCGCGACCTCGACCAGCTTGATCTTCTCGGGGTCGGTGAGCGTGGAGGTCTCACCGGTGGTGCCGGTGACCACGATCCCGTCGGCACCGCTCGCGATGCAGTCGTCGATGTGCTTCTCGGTCGCGGCCCAATCGACTTCGCCGTCCGCCTGGAACGGCGTGACGAGTGCGACGAGTACCTGACCGAAGGGGTTTTCCTGGTTTGCCACCTCACTAGGCTACCGGACTCCGCTGACATCGCGGGTCTACCGCTCGACCGCGGCCCCTGCGGGTCAGGCGCGCACCCAGCGCTGGAAGGCGTAGCTCAGGCCCGTCGAGGACGTCTCCGGTTCGGTCTGCTCCTGCAGCACGAACTCGGGCCCGATCTGCGGCGCGAAAGTGTCGGCGTCGGGCACGTCGAGCTCGATGCGGGTCACCACCAGCTCGTCGGCCAGCGACATCGCTGCCCGGTACAGCTCTCCGCCGCCCATGATCCAGACGCGCTCCGCCCCGCGATCCCGGGTCTCGGCCAGCGCTTCGTCGAGCGAGTGCGCCACGATCGCCCCGGGCGCGGCGAACCCGCGATCCCGCGTCACGACGACGTTCTCGCGTCCCGGAAGCGGCCGGAATCGCGCGGGCAGCGACTCCCAGGTGCGGCGGCCCATGATGACGGGCGCCCCGAGTGTCTCGCGCTTGAAGTGCGAGAGATCCTCGGGCAGGTGCCAGGGCATCTCTCCCCCGCGGCCGATCGCGCCGCGACCGCCGACGCCGCGGGCCTCGGCCCAGATCATCCCGATGCTCACGACCTCGCCTCCTTCTGCCATCCTGCGCGAAATCGCAGGATCTCACCGATGGATCCTGCGACTCGCAAGCTCGCGCAGGATGACCTCCTGGAGCAGGTTCGCGCAGCGTGCACGCGCACCGGCGATCCCCTACACCGCCACCGGGGCCTTGATGCCCGGGTGATGCCGATAGTCGACCACCTCGAAATCATCGAGCGTGTAGTCGAAGATCGAGTCGGCCTTGCTGATCTCGATGCGCGGATACGGGAACGGATCGCGTGCAAGCTGGCGCTCGACCTGCTCGACGTGGTTGTCGTAGATGTGGCAGTCGCCGCCGGTCCACACGAACTCGCCGGGCTCGAGCCCCGTCTGCTGAGCGATCATGAGCGTGAGCAGCGCGTAGCTGGCGATATTGAACGGCACCCCGAGGAACATGTCGGCGGAGCGCTGGTAGAGCTGGCACGACAGCTTGCCGTCGGCCACGTAGAACTGGAAGAAGGCGTGGCAGGGTGCGAGCGCCATCTCGTCGAGATCGGCGACGTTCCAGGCCGATACGACGATGCGCCGCGAGTCGGGGTTGCTGCGCAGCTGCTCGATGACACGCGCGATCTGATCGATGTGCTCGCCGTCCGGGGCCGGCCACGAGCGCCACTGCACCCCGTACACCGGACCGAGATCGCCGTTCTCGTCGGCCCACTCGTCCCAGATCGTGACGCCGTGCTGCTTGAGGAAGCCGATGTTGCCCTCCCCGCGCAAAAACCACAGCAGTTCTACGGCCACCGACGTGAAGTGCACGCGCTTCGTCGTGATGAGCGGGAACGACTCGGAGAGGTCGTACCGGATCTGCCGCCCGAAAAGGCTCCGCGTGCCCGTGCCCGTGCGATCCGATTTCGGCGTGCCGTGCTCGAATACCTCGCGCAGCAGGTCCTCGTACGGGATCGGGATCGGATTCTCGGTCACGCGCACGAGTCTACTCTCATCCCCGTGGCTCCGAGCGCTGTCGCCGCACGTGCGACCGACCGTCGCAGCGATGCGCGCGCCGCGAGCGGATACGTCTCACGCGCCCGCGGTTCGCGGCGCACCGCGCCTGGTCTGCTTCTCGCTCAGCATGCCCAGGTCTGCTCGTGAGATGAACTCGTCGGGCTGCTCGCCGGCCCGCCACTCCGAGATGCCGAACGACCACGGAGTCGCAACGATCTCCCGCTGCAGGCGTTCGCCCGTGAACCGCGCCTGCTCGGTGTCGCAGTCGAGGAGCAGCAGGGCGAACTCGTCGCCGCCGAACCGAGCGAAGACGTCCTGCTGCCGCACTCCCTCCTGCATCTCCCGCGAGAACTCGCGTAGCACGCGGTCGCCCTCGCCGTGCCCGAGCCGATCGTTGATCGTCTTGAAATCGTCGATGTCGATGTACAGCAGCGATAGCGGGCGTCCCGTGCGCTCCGCATTCGCGATCGCCTTCGGCAGCAGTCGTTCGAAGCCGCGCTTGTTCCACACGTCGCAGAGCGGATCGGTGATCGACGCGCGCTCGAGGCGCCGCTTGAACTGCCCCACGAGTTCGCCGAGCACCCCGCCAGTCAGCGCCAGCGTCGTCAGCACCGGGGTCATGGGCTCGCCGAACCGCAGCAGCACGATCGCGGCGTAGCCGGTCAACCAGGTGTAGCCCAGGATGCGGGCGACGCGCATCGGCAGGAACCAGACGACGTAGATGAAGAACGGGAAGAAGAGGAGCCCGATGTTCAGCGCGCGGATCTCGTCGGGTGCGAGGGCCACCGTGGGCACCATCGTCAGCGCCGCGACGGTCATGAGCACCCCCGCGGCTCGGTTCGAGAACCGGCGGCCGCGCAGCAGCACGCCGCACCCGATCGACGCCGAGAGCACTGCGGTCGCAGCGACGTCGATCCGGGGTTCCGCGTCGACGCGGAACACCGTCACGTTGAGCGTGGCGAACAGCGAGCCGGCGAACAGGTACGCGGCCGTAGCGACGGAGCGCTCCGACTGAGGTATTCGGAAGATCGCCACTCGCCCACCTCGCTTCGCACTCAGGCTTCGAGCGTACAGAATTCACGTCGGATCCTGAAAACGGCGTCTCGGCGCCGAGCTCGCGGGGCCCGTGCTCCGCGCACAAGATAGGCGCGGAGCACGGAGGGGATCAGTTGCCGAGACCGTCGTCGAAGAGTTCGACCGCCGAGGTGTCGTTCGTCGCGTCGGCCTTCGCGAGCACGTTGCCCCGGAAGAACTCGGGCGAGACCCGGGACTGGATGAGCATGAGCAGCACGCCGAGGCCCAGCACCACCACGCCGATGATGCCGACGAGTCCGATCCCGCCGATGTTGCTGCCGGATCCGAAGCTCGGGTCCATGCTGTCGATCGTCGTCTGCACGAACACGACGAGCAGCAGGATCCCGCCGATCGCGGGCAGCACGATCTTCGAGAGCACCGCACCCAGGCCCTCGCGGGGCGCCGTCTTGCGGAAGTACCACGGGCTCGCGAGCGCGGTGATGCCGTAGTAGAAGCAGACCATCATGCCGAGCGCGGTGATCGTGTCCCACAGCACGTCCTCGCTGATGAAGCGCATCACGGCGTAGAAGACGGAGGCGACGATCGAGGACCAGAGCAGCGCGACGTACGGGGACTTGTACTTGGGATGGATCCGCTTGATCGACTGGGGCAGCGCCCGGTAGTGCGACATCGCGAGCAGTGTGCGGGCCGGCGAGATCGCAGTCGAGTTGATGGAGGCCATCGCGCTCACGAGGATCGCGAGCGACAGGAGGATCGCGGCCGGTCCCATCACCGGGTGCGCGAGGGCCGCGAACACGTTCTCGGCGATGTCGGGGTTGCCGAGCCCGGTCGGCCCGTCGCCGAGGCCCGCATAGCCGACCGTGGCGGCGGCCGTGCCGACGTAGAGCACCACGAGGATCGCGACGAGGATCATCGCCGCGCGGCTCTCGGTCGACAGGCGCCCCTTCGACGGCTTCGTCTCCTCGCCCATGGTGAGCACGGTGTCCCAGCCCCAGTAGACGAAGATCGAGACCGCGATGCCCGCGGCGAAGGCGCTGAAGCTGTCGACCTCGAGCGGATTGAACCAGGAGAGCTCGGGCATGCGGCCCTCGGGGTTCGCCGGGTCGGCCGCGCCGATGAACATCGCGATGACGAACCAGACCAGCACGATCATCTGGAAGATCACGGTGATGTACTGGAAGATCTTGGTCGACGTCATCCCCCGGTACGAGATGAAGGTGGCGAGCGCCATGAAGCCGAGGCAGACCGCGATGTTGATGAAGCGGTTGGCGGCCAGATCAGCGATCGCGGGATCGCCCGCCACGATGCTGATCGACTGGAAGAGGAACTCGACGGCGATTCCCGCGAGGTTCGACAGCACGAGCACAGTGGCCGCGATGAGCCCCCATCCGGCCATCCATCCGACCCACGGCCCGAATGCGCGGGACGCCCAGGTGAAGGAGGTGCCCGAGTCCGGCATCGCCGAGTTGAGGGCGCGGTACCCGAGCGCCACGAGCAGCATGGGGATGAATCCCATGAGGAAGATGGCCGGCGTCTGATACCCGACCTCGCTCGCGGCCGGCCCGACCGCTGACGTCAAGGTGTACGCGGGCGCGCACGTGGAGATGCCGATGACGAGGGCCCCGAGCACGCCGACCGTGCCCGAGGGAAGACCTTTCTTGCTGATGCCGGTCACCGAGTCGAGCGTTCGCGTCGCCGGATCCTGAGCTGTGAGGTCGTATTTGGCCATGTGTTGTTCCGTTGCTTTCCCACGCTGCACAGGCGTGTCGGCGCACTTCGACAGCGGGTATCCTCACGGGGTCATCCGGGCCCCGACCCGCTGTCGTCCGCCGACGATTGTAGGTCGGAACGTCGAATTTCCCTAACTCTTGGCCGATTCTCCACGAATATCGTTGCGTTCACAGGCGATCGCTTGTCGGATCGCCGCTCTCGCACGCTTCCGGTCACCGCAGGCGTCATAGACGATTCCGAGGCGCATCCACGCCCGCCACGACTCCGGATCCGCTTCGGCCTCATCGCGATACCGCGGGAAGGCGGCGTCGGCGTCCTCGCGCATCGGGCGCCCCGAGGGATGCGTCGCGACCGGTTCGTCGGGCAGGCGCCCCTCCGCAGCGAGGCGGTCTGCGAGCCTCGTGGCGCTGCGGCCGAAGCGCAGCTCGCGCAGCAGCGCCCAGACGCCGATCAGCGGCAGGGTCAGCATCGCCGCACCCATGATCACGGGCACGGGCTCGGCCGATGCGAGCAGCGCGAACGCGCGGATCCCGGCGAATACGAAGTAGAGCACGAGCAGCGCGCTCATGATGGCGACGCCGACGATGGCGCGCGCTCGCGGGGTCACGCGCCGATCCCCAGCACCCGGTCGAGTCCGACGGTGAGCCCCTCGGCGGTCGTCGCCGCCTCCAGCGCCGCACGGACGCCCGCGCGATACGCCTCGTTGGAGTGGGTGTCGTGCGTGACCGTGAGCACCTCCCCCGAACCTCCGAAGCGCACCTCCTGCTTCGCGACGACTCCCGCGAGGCGCAGGCTGTGGACGGGGATCCCGGACACCAGCTGCCCCCGGGCCGGCTGCTCGGCGAACGGGGCCTCCACGGGCCGGTCCTGCCGCGCCTCCGCCATGAGTTCCGCGGTGCGGACGGCCGTGCCGCTCGGGGAGTCCACCTTGCCCGGGTGGTGCGCCTCGATCACCTCGATCGCGTCGAAGTAGGGCGCCGCGATGCGCGCGAGCGTCGTTCCGAGCACCGATCCGAGGGAGAAGTTGGGCACTACGATGACCCCGGCCCCGGGCGTCATGCGGACGCGCTCGCGCAACGACTCGAGCCGCTCCGCCGACCAGCCGCTCGTTCCCACGATCACGCGCTGTCCGTGCTCGAGGGCACGCTCGACGATCGCGGGCGACGCGTCGGGATGGCTGACATCGACGAGGATGCGCGCCGCCGCCCCCTCCTGGGGATCGGAGGCGCTGCCCAGGCGCGCCACCAGCTCGAAGCCGGGGAGCTCGTCCACCACGTCGCAGACCAGCGAGCCGAGGCGCCCGCGGGCGCCCGCCACCGCAACCGTCGTCACCATGCCGTCCAGACTACCCGCGGTCATCCTCGGAATCCTGCCCGGTCGACCTCGCCGACCGCGACCGTCGTCAACGGCCGCTCGGCGAACAGCGCGGCGACCTCGCGGATCTCCTCGGCGGTCGCCGCCGCGAACCGCTCGAGCGAGGCGTCGAGATCGTAGAGCTCCCCGCTGCCCAGCTCCGCGCGCGCCAGCCGGCCCATGCGGGTGTCGGAGTCCTCGAGCGCGAGCGCCGACGATCCCGCGATCTGACCGAGCGCCCGTTCGTGCTCCTCCTCGGTGATGCCGCCGTCGGCGAGCTTCTGCAGCTCGAGGCGGCTCAGCCTGGCCACCTCCTCGGCCTTCTCCGGCGCAGTCCCCGCGTACATGCCGAACACCCCCGCGTCCGAGTAGCTCGCCCCGAACGAGTAGGCGGTGTAGGCGAGCCCGCGCTTCTCCCGGATCTCCTGGAAGAGGCGGCTCGACATGCCGCCGCCGAGCACCGAGTTCATGATCCCGAAGGCGAACCGCCGATCGTCGCTCGCGCACAGCCCCTCGGTGCCGATCATGAGATTGACCTGCTCGGAGGGCCGCTCGGTGAGGTGGACGCGGGGCTCGGCACCTGCGCTGAACGCGCGGCCGGCGGCCTCCGTCACGGGCGAGCCGCCCGCTGCGCCGTCCGCCGCGGGAGCGCCCGGCGCAGGAACCACGGTCGCGCCCGCGGCGAGCTGCGCCCGGCGGGCAGGTGCGGCGACGCGATCCGTGTGCCAGCGCTCCTCTGGCGAGAGGTTCAGCACGGCGAGCACCTGCTCAACCAGGCGGTCGTGATCGACCGCGCCGGCCGCGGTGACGACAAGGGTCGTGGGGTCGTAGCGCTCGCGGTAGTGCTGGTTCACGTCGTCGCGGTGCGCGGCGCGAATCGTCTCCGGGTTGCCGCCGATGGGTCGGCCGAGCGGATGCTCGCCGAGCACGGCCTCGAAGAACCGCTCGTTGGCGACATCGGCGAGATCGTCGGCCGCCATGGCGAGCTCTTCGAGAATCACTCCGCGCTCGATTTCGAACTCCGTGGTCGAGAGGGTGGAGTTGGTGACCATGTCCGCGAGCACCGTCACCGCGCCGTCGATGTCGGCGTCGCGCACCTTGGCGTAGTAGCAGGTGTACTCCTTCGCGGTCAGCGCGTTGTGCTCGGCGCCAATGCGATCGAAGCTCGTGGCGATCGCGTAGGCATCGCGGCTCGGGGTCCCCTTGAAGAGCAGATGCTCGAGGAAGTGCGTCGAGCCCAGGCTCCCGGGCGCGTCCTCGCGCTCGGACTGCTCGTCGCGCGAGCCGACCCCCACCCAGAAGCCGATGGAGGCGCTGCGGGCACCGGGCATGCGCTCCGTGAGCACGCGCAGTCCGCTCGGGT
This window encodes:
- a CDS encoding APC family permease, whose protein sequence is MAKYDLTAQDPATRTLDSVTGISKKGLPSGTVGVLGALVIGISTCAPAYTLTSAVGPAASEVGYQTPAIFLMGFIPMLLVALGYRALNSAMPDSGTSFTWASRAFGPWVGWMAGWGLIAATVLVLSNLAGIAVEFLFQSISIVAGDPAIADLAANRFINIAVCLGFMALATFISYRGMTSTKIFQYITVIFQMIVLVWFVIAMFIGAADPANPEGRMPELSWFNPLEVDSFSAFAAGIAVSIFVYWGWDTVLTMGEETKPSKGRLSTESRAAMILVAILVVLYVGTAAATVGYAGLGDGPTGLGNPDIAENVFAALAHPVMGPAAILLSLAILVSAMASINSTAISPARTLLAMSHYRALPQSIKRIHPKYKSPYVALLWSSIVASVFYAVMRFISEDVLWDTITALGMMVCFYYGITALASPWYFRKTAPREGLGAVLSKIVLPAIGGILLLVVFVQTTIDSMDPSFGSGSNIGGIGLVGIIGVVVLGLGVLLMLIQSRVSPEFFRGNVLAKADATNDTSAVELFDDGLGN
- a CDS encoding tetratricopeptide repeat protein, which translates into the protein MTPRARAIVGVAIMSALLVLYFVFAGIRAFALLASAEPVPVIMGAAMLTLPLIGVWALLRELRFGRSATRLADRLAAEGRLPDEPVATHPSGRPMREDADAAFPRYRDEAEADPESWRAWMRLGIVYDACGDRKRARAAIRQAIACERNDIRGESAKS
- the dapB gene encoding 4-hydroxy-tetrahydrodipicolinate reductase, with product MTAGSLDGMVTTVAVAGARGRLGSLVCDVVDELPGFELVARLGSASDPQEGAAARILVDVSHPDASPAIVERALEHGQRVIVGTSGWSAERLESLRERVRMTPGAGVIVVPNFSLGSVLGTTLARIAAPYFDAIEVIEAHHPGKVDSPSGTAVRTAELMAEARQDRPVEAPFAEQPARGQLVSGIPVHSLRLAGVVAKQEVRFGGSGEVLTVTHDTHSNEAYRAGVRAALEAATTAEGLTVGLDRVLGIGA
- a CDS encoding M16 family metallopeptidase; this encodes MRDPILLPLDLPELEADLSGGLVRRTVHPSGLRVLTERMPGARSASIGFWVGVGSRDEQSEREDAPGSLGSTHFLEHLLFKGTPSRDAYAIATSFDRIGAEHNALTAKEYTCYYAKVRDADIDGAVTVLADMVTNSTLSTTEFEIERGVILEELAMAADDLADVANERFFEAVLGEHPLGRPIGGNPETIRAAHRDDVNQHYRERYDPTTLVVTAAGAVDHDRLVEQVLAVLNLSPEERWHTDRVAAPARRAQLAAGATVVPAPGAPAADGAAGGSPVTEAAGRAFSAGAEPRVHLTERPSEQVNLMIGTEGLCASDDRRFAFGIMNSVLGGGMSSRLFQEIREKRGLAYTAYSFGASYSDAGVFGMYAGTAPEKAEEVARLSRLELQKLADGGITEEEHERALGQIAGSSALALEDSDTRMGRLARAELGSGELYDLDASLERFAAATAEEIREVAALFAERPLTTVAVGEVDRAGFRG